From the genome of Candidatus Defluviilinea proxima:
AATATCGTAAATGCCCTGACTTGTTGTTGCCATCCATGTGATCAAGAGAATGGTTACTACTGCCAGTGTGGTACTTGGCGTAGTGATTGCATCTTTCTGTAACTGTATCAGGGAAATAACAACAGGTATAACGCCGATTGAGATCACAAGGGCATTCAAATATTTCCCCATGATTAGATTTATAAAAAGAATAGTCAGGAAAATTGCAAGTGTTGAAAACCCAATCCACCGCACAGTACTCTTGATCTCCCCTTTATTCTCTTGAGATTGTCTGCGTAGGGCTGAAAAAAATAATTCTCTGGTGGTTGGTCTACTTTTCATTCTGTGCCCTTCCTGGATATTTTGCAAAAGTGAAATAGAAGGTCGAACCTTTTCCAATACCTTCCGATTCGACCCATATTGATCCACCATGAACATCCACGATTCGTTTAACCAACGAAAGGCCAATGCCTGTACCTTCGCTATGTGCATCCAGTTTGTTGAACAGCCCGAACACTGTATCAAAATATTGAGGCTCTATCCCCATACCGTTGTCGCGCACGAAAAACACCGGGCTTCCATTCCTCCACTTTACTCCAATGCAAATACATGGGTCTGTCTGTTCCCCCATAAACTTCGCGGCGTTATCCACAAGATTTTGTACCACCTCAACCAACCGTATACGATCCCCATACACGGATGGAAGATCCGCTTCCACCTCCACTCGAACTTGCCTCGCCAGCAAACGGCCTTCTACAATTCTCAAGGCTTCTTGTACTACTTCACCAAAGGGAACATCTTCTGGTGGATTCATCAGACGTCCGATACGCGAGAGTTCGAGCAACTCGTTGAGCAACCTCTGCATTTTGACGACCGCCTCGGTGATCCGCAAAATGTCTTTGCTCACTCTCTCTATGTCGCCTTTTCGAGCATCCTGTTCGAGATACCCCATAAAGCCTGAGATCGTCACCAATGGAGCCTTGAGATCATGCGACACGGTATATGTAAAGCTTTGTAACTCCTCATTTTTCGATTTCAATTCACTCATAAGCTGATCGATGCGTGAGATATCGTAGAACGAATAGAGCTGACAAGGCTTGCCTGCGATGGATATATTCACCGCAGAGAGTAACCCGACGCCGATCTCCCCGTTCTTGCGGCGAAATTCTGCTTTATATTCATCGATGTATCCCTGTTGTTCTAACGAGTTGATAATGAAATCGCGATCTTCCTGGTTTAACCAGATGTTCAGATCACGCCCGGCCCTCTTCCCGATAGCATCTTCTCGCGTATATCCTGTTACTTTGGTAAACGCCTCGTTGATATCTAATAGTCTGTGGTCGTTTGTATTATTAATTGCCATCGCCACATACGTATGATGAAAAGCTAGTTCAAATTTCTCCTCTGAAACCCTGAGCGCCCGGTCAGCTTGTTGACGTTCAATAGCGGTTCCCAAATTGCTTGCCGCTACCACGAGGGCATCTGCCTCTGTCTTTGACCATGGCATTTCATGTACATAATCATCGAACCTGATGATGCCCCACCACTGTCCATTGACAGTGATCGGTACGTCCAAAATAGTTTTCAATCCTGTGGCGCCGAATCTGTCATCCCAATATTGGGGATATTGTTTTCGGCTTCCATAGAAAGGTTTTCCATTCTTCAAGTTTGTATGCCAATCCTCTATGCCTAGGGTTGGATCGATTTGGGTACTTTGGTAATCTAGGTTCTCTAGATCTGATTGCTGATTGGCTGAACCCCATTCATACTTTTGCGATGAAAGTATTTCACCATTCTCCCCTGGATGATTTTCGAAAATATAAACATGACTTGCCTCCGTTGCTTCACAGAGTAGTCGCAACATCTCGTTTGCGTCGCTTTGCCAATCGCTTGATTTAAGAAGCAATTGAGCAGTTTCGGCAACTGCATTAAGAATAGCCTCATGCTGTTGAATCTTTTGTTCTGCATTCTTGCGGGCTGTGATGTCGGTCAACACGCCGTGAATGTATTGAGGTTTACCATCATCTCCTTTGACTACAACAGACTCATCTTGAAGCCATACCCATCTGTTGTCCTTTGACCTCATTCGATATTCGATCACCGACCCCTCGCCCTTTGCAAGATAATTCTTGATATCTGACAGAACGTTTGGTAGATCCTCCGAGTGTGTTAACTCCATCCATATCTTGGGGTTATTTTGCCATTCTTCAACCGAATACCCCAGCACTCTCTCGATCTGAGGGCTGATATAAAGTGTGTCGCCCTCTTCTTCAGGAGCATCGCGATAGATAATGACAGATGTATTTTCCACCAATGTCCTATACATCGCTTCTGCATCACGCAAAGCTTTTTCAGCTTTTTCACGTTCAGTCAACTCTTTTTGAACTGTATTCAAACTACTACGAATAATGTTCGATAGAACATAAACTGCAGACATTGTAATAAGCAATATTAGTGATGTGACAACAAACTGCCCTATATGTGACGATTGTGGATATGTGGGGTGATATAAGCCGTACACTGCGCCAAGAGTTAACCATGCATTGCAGAGAATAATAAGCCCCATCAAATAAAGGACAGTTCTTCTTTTCAAGATCAGGCTGGCAATGATTAGGATTGATGGAAAGACCACAGCCCCAATGTCGTAAGGGCCCTGCCCGACAGTTGCCAGCGCTGTAAATACGGCAATCAGTGAAACTGCAATGACAGTCCCTGCTAATTCAATACGATCACGGTGCGTCAGCCAAAGCGCGAATAAAATAGGGATTATGCTTGGCGCGAGGATCGTGGCATCCTGTGTATTTCCGCTGAGTATCTGTAAAGCAAATATACCCCCCATGCTCAATAGGATCAGAATAGATAACCTAAATAGAACAATTCTTGTAGTTGTTTTGATAGTATTCGGCTCAAGAAGACGGGAATCGTGTGTGTTGTGCATTCAGAAATTCGTGAATCGGTGATGAACCAGTAAAAATATATCTTTGCTTGACAACTCTATGAACACGATTATAATACGCCCTGCTCTTGGGCGCTGGTGCTGGAATTGGCAGACAGGCACGTTTGAGGGGCGTGTGGCGTAAGCCGTGGAGGTTCAAGTCCTCTCCAGCGCACAATCAAGAAAAATCCCCATAATAGGGGATTTTTTGTTTAAACGAAGTTCCGCTTCTGACTTACCTTGAACCTGATTCTACTTAATTAGTAATCACCAAACTACAACAAGTAACTGCCCCCTCTGCCTTTGCCAATTCATCCACATCAGCACTGACGATTGTATAGCCATGCGCCTCTAGCTTTGCACGTGTCTTCGGAAACGATGTGGGATAAATGATCGAATCTCCAATGGGAAGACAATTTGCCGCATTGGGTTCTGACGGGTCTATCTCGATCAGCTTGTAACCTTCGAAGAGACTTGCGTCCACCCAGCTTTTATTGATCAGTAGAGTGTTATCGTCTACGCGTGTAACTGCGGACTTGAGATGTAGGCAGTCGTGCAATGGAACGCCTGTGACAGTGTATCCATCGTCGCTGAGTAAGTCTTTCAGTTGATTGATCGCAACATTATTACTGCGTGTGGATAAGCCGATAAAAATGTCTTTGCCAATGACTAACACATCACCGCCGTCTAGCGTGGCGGGCTCGCGAATGTAGAGAAGTTTGATGTGTGGGGACAAGGTTTGGATGATAGATTCGGTTTCAGGTTTCCGCGAATCAGCCCCAGGTCGAGTGATGACCGCTGCGTGAGGGAGGATAAAAGCTGTATCTTCGACAAAGACCGAATCAGGCAGATTGGCCTCAGCAGGGAGTTCTAAAACAGTACATCCAAGTTTTTTGAGCGCATCTATATAGCCGCAATGTTGTGCTTGTGCAACAGTAACATCAATAACACTTCGCTCGATGTGCGTGATCTCGCATTCATTAAAACGCGGACTCACATCTCGGGTAATGGCGAGCATTATCTTTCCCCGGAACGATAACGTTCTATCAATGCCTGGGTGCGTGGATCTTTAGGATGATTGAATAGCTCATCAGGCTTAGATTCCTCAATGATCTCGCCATCAGCCATCACGAGAACACGATCTGCCACTTCACGTGCGAAACCCATTTCATGTGTGACGACTAACATCGTCATGCCATCTTTAGCGACCTTTTGCATCACGCTCAGCACCTCGCCAATGAGTTCAGGGTCGAGAGCAGATGTGGGCTCATCGAAGAGCATGACTTTAGGTTGCATTGTAAGAGCGCGTGCAATAGCCACACGTTGTTTCTGTCCGCCTGATAGCCTGTTTGGATATTCATCCTTTTTGAAGAGCAGACCTACGCTATCGAGGTTTTGCTCTGCAAGCTCAATAGCTACCTTGCGATCCATGCCTTTGACAGTGACGGGTGCTTCGATGACATTTTCAAGCACGCTCATGTGTGGAAAAAGATTGAACTCTTGAAAAACCATGCCGGTCTTCAAACGGATTTCATGAATGGCTTGCCGATGTTCTTTGCGTGTGCCGTTTTGAATTTCAACGCGAACACCATCCACCTCGATATGGCCGCGCGAGGGATCTTCAAGGAAATTGATGCATCGCAGTAATGTACTTTTTCCAGAACCACTACGCCCAATGAGACATACTACTTCACGCGGCTGGACTTCGATGGAGACATCCTTCAACACATGGAGTAGGCTGAAGTACTTATCAAGGTTCGATACTTTTACGATCGGTGCCATATTAGCGGTCTCCTTTGGCAAGACGGGTTTCGATGATGCTTTGAACGTAGGTCAGGATAATGGTCATCACCCAATAAAAAATCGCTGCCATGATGAGCGCTTCGAGGTTGTTGAACTGCGCTCGCCCTACTTTCGTTGCGCGCCACATCACCTCGTGGACGAAGCCAGTGGCGGAAACAAGAGCCGAGTCTTTTGTCATGGCGATAAAGTCGTTGCCAATGGGAGGGATCGCGAATCGAAGCGCCTGCGGGAGAATGACGCGTCGCATGGTTTGCATGGGCGTCATGCCTAGAGCTACCGCTGCTTCACGTTGTCCTCGCCCAACAGATTCGAGCCCGGCGCGGAAGATCTCGCTCATATATGCACCATAGTTGAGCCCTAGCGCAAGGACCCCTGCGAATAAACCCGTGAGAATAATGCCCAATTGTGGTAAAGCAAGGAAAAAGAAAAATATTTGTAGATATAGAGGTGTTCCGCGAATCAATGAAACATAAAAAGTGCTTAGTGCGTAAAACGGGGGAAATTTGGAAAGCCGTCCAAGCGCCGCGAATAGAGCCAGTGCGATTGCCAGCGTGATCGAAAGGAGCGAGACGATCAGTGTTTGCCCGAGGCCGCCTGCAATGAAAAGAAAGTTTTTCTGAATGAAATCGAGGTTAAGAGCAATTGTTTCAAAGCCGAGAAAACTTTGGCCACTGAACAAGTAGACTAGAAAGAGAAACAACAGACCCCATGTTACGGATACCCACGTACTAAATTGGCGGGATGTTCGCTGTTGCGACTCGTAGAGTAATTGCGCATGCGTTTTTTCTATCTCTGTTCCCGTGGATGTTGGGTTCATGTTGAGGTGCTCCCTTCGAGTGAATGCATTACAAAAAGGGAAGCAGAACTTTCCTGCTTCCCTTTTTGTGTTAAGACTTGCTTATTTGGGTGCTATGGTTAGATCGCTACCAAGCCATTTTTTCGACAGGTCAGACAAGCGACCGTCGCTGTGCATGGCGGTGAAGATCTTGTCAACTTCTGCGCGGAGGGTGGCTGTCGGCAGGCTGGATGACTTATCGAACGCGGCCGCAAGTTCTTCGGAGTACACGGGATCACCAAGTTGCACGACCGGGAAACCAGCTGCAATGTTGGCATTGACGACTGTTATATCCGTTACGTATCCTACAAAGTCCTCACGTCCGGCGGCAATGGCTTGCGCACATTCCTGATCGGTGGGGAGTGGGACAACAGTTACATTCGGAGCTTCAGCGTAGATGGAAGAAGCGGGTAGGCCAAGCCCTTCCATATCGTGATTCAACCAGGATTCATAAGTAGTGGCTGTTCCAGAGCAAAGAGCCTTGCCCTCGAGGTCAGCCAGTGAGGTGAAACCAGAGTCCGCACGAACAGCAACAACTGCTGGCGCATAATAATACGGAACACTGAAATCTAAGATTTTCTGGCGAGCTGTGGTGATGGTCATTGAGCCAACGCTTACATCCCACTTGTCAGCCCAACTACCAGCGGTGACAAGGTCCCAATCTGGCGTGGCGAAACAAGTCTCAACACCCAACCCTTCGCCAAGAGCCTTGGCTACATCCACGTCAAAGCCCTGCATTTCGGCGGTGGTGAGGGCGTCAGATGGGCACTTGGTATCAGCAGGTCGCTTTCCATCGGTATTGAGGAAAGATTTTGGCTCATA
Proteins encoded in this window:
- a CDS encoding PAS domain S-box protein yields the protein MHNTHDSRLLEPNTIKTTTRIVLFRLSILILLSMGGIFALQILSGNTQDATILAPSIIPILFALWLTHRDRIELAGTVIAVSLIAVFTALATVGQGPYDIGAVVFPSILIIASLILKRRTVLYLMGLIILCNAWLTLGAVYGLYHPTYPQSSHIGQFVVTSLILLITMSAVYVLSNIIRSSLNTVQKELTEREKAEKALRDAEAMYRTLVENTSVIIYRDAPEEEGDTLYISPQIERVLGYSVEEWQNNPKIWMELTHSEDLPNVLSDIKNYLAKGEGSVIEYRMRSKDNRWVWLQDESVVVKGDDGKPQYIHGVLTDITARKNAEQKIQQHEAILNAVAETAQLLLKSSDWQSDANEMLRLLCEATEASHVYIFENHPGENGEILSSQKYEWGSANQQSDLENLDYQSTQIDPTLGIEDWHTNLKNGKPFYGSRKQYPQYWDDRFGATGLKTILDVPITVNGQWWGIIRFDDYVHEMPWSKTEADALVVAASNLGTAIERQQADRALRVSEEKFELAFHHTYVAMAINNTNDHRLLDINEAFTKVTGYTREDAIGKRAGRDLNIWLNQEDRDFIINSLEQQGYIDEYKAEFRRKNGEIGVGLLSAVNISIAGKPCQLYSFYDISRIDQLMSELKSKNEELQSFTYTVSHDLKAPLVTISGFMGYLEQDARKGDIERVSKDILRITEAVVKMQRLLNELLELSRIGRLMNPPEDVPFGEVVQEALRIVEGRLLARQVRVEVEADLPSVYGDRIRLVEVVQNLVDNAAKFMGEQTDPCICIGVKWRNGSPVFFVRDNGMGIEPQYFDTVFGLFNKLDAHSEGTGIGLSLVKRIVDVHGGSIWVESEGIGKGSTFYFTFAKYPGRAQNEK
- a CDS encoding transporter substrate-binding domain-containing protein, encoding MKKLYNVLVVVMATALLLTACGSKEVKADNVLDAIKQRGYILVSTDPNYEPKSFLNTDGKRPADTKCPSDALTTAEMQGFDVDVAKALGEGLGVETCFATPDWDLVTAGSWADKWDVSVGSMTITTARQKILDFSVPYYYAPAVVAVRADSGFTSLADLEGKALCSGTATTYESWLNHDMEGLGLPASSIYAEAPNVTVVPLPTDQECAQAIAAGREDFVGYVTDITVVNANIAAGFPVVQLGDPVYSEELAAAFDKSSSLPTATLRAEVDKIFTAMHSDGRLSDLSKKWLGSDLTIAPK
- a CDS encoding dimethylargininase, with the protein product MMLAITRDVSPRFNECEITHIERSVIDVTVAQAQHCGYIDALKKLGCTVLELPAEANLPDSVFVEDTAFILPHAAVITRPGADSRKPETESIIQTLSPHIKLLYIREPATLDGGDVLVIGKDIFIGLSTRSNNVAINQLKDLLSDDGYTVTGVPLHDCLHLKSAVTRVDDNTLLINKSWVDASLFEGYKLIEIDPSEPNAANCLPIGDSIIYPTSFPKTRAKLEAHGYTIVSADVDELAKAEGAVTCCSLVITN
- a CDS encoding amino acid ABC transporter permease; amino-acid sequence: MNPTSTGTEIEKTHAQLLYESQQRTSRQFSTWVSVTWGLLFLFLVYLFSGQSFLGFETIALNLDFIQKNFLFIAGGLGQTLIVSLLSITLAIALALFAALGRLSKFPPFYALSTFYVSLIRGTPLYLQIFFFFLALPQLGIILTGLFAGVLALGLNYGAYMSEIFRAGLESVGRGQREAAVALGMTPMQTMRRVILPQALRFAIPPIGNDFIAMTKDSALVSATGFVHEVMWRATKVGRAQFNNLEALIMAAIFYWVMTIILTYVQSIIETRLAKGDR
- a CDS encoding amino acid ABC transporter ATP-binding protein; the encoded protein is MAPIVKVSNLDKYFSLLHVLKDVSIEVQPREVVCLIGRSGSGKSTLLRCINFLEDPSRGHIEVDGVRVEIQNGTRKEHRQAIHEIRLKTGMVFQEFNLFPHMSVLENVIEAPVTVKGMDRKVAIELAEQNLDSVGLLFKKDEYPNRLSGGQKQRVAIARALTMQPKVMLFDEPTSALDPELIGEVLSVMQKVAKDGMTMLVVTHEMGFAREVADRVLVMADGEIIEESKPDELFNHPKDPRTQALIERYRSGER